One Rosa chinensis cultivar Old Blush chromosome 5, RchiOBHm-V2, whole genome shotgun sequence genomic region harbors:
- the LOC112203467 gene encoding probable acylpyruvase FAHD1, mitochondrial, which yields MGGGKNYAAQAKELGNAVPKEPVLFLKLTSSYLENRGTIEIPHPLESLDHEVELAVIISKKARDVPQAKAMDYVSGYALSLDMTAREIQATAKCEAIL from the exons atggg TGGCGGCAAAAACTATGCCGCCCAAGCCAAAGAACTTGGCAACGCCGTCCCCAAG GAGCCTGTGCTTTTTCTCAAACTGACGTCGTCTTACTTGGAAAACAGAGGCACCATCGAAATCCCTCACCCTCTGGAGTCGTTGGACCATGAGGTGGAGCTTGCTGTCATCATATCCAAGAAAGCTCGCGATGTTCCCCAGGCTAAGGCCATGGATTACGTTAGTG GTTATGCACTTTCTCTTGATATGACTGCCAGAGAGATTCAAGCTACTGCTAAG TGTGAGGCTATACTTTAG